One stretch of Corallococcus exiguus DNA includes these proteins:
- a CDS encoding adenylate kinase, whose translation MNLILLGPPNAGKGTQAKKLYADFQIPQISTGDILRKAVKDGTPLGKVAGPLMAAGQYVPDDVVIGIVEERLKEPDVAQGFVLDGFPRTPGQADALDRMLERLGKQLNAVVSLEVPHSTLVERGSGRRVCPNDGSVFHVTQSPPKRAGLCDKCSTELVQRPDDTPEVIEKRLQKYDAETSPLKNFYAKKGLLKSVDGVGSPEGIYEEIKKAAGRPA comes from the coding sequence ATGAACCTCATCCTCTTGGGGCCGCCGAACGCCGGGAAGGGAACCCAGGCGAAGAAGCTCTACGCGGACTTCCAGATCCCGCAGATCTCCACCGGCGACATCCTGCGCAAGGCCGTGAAGGATGGCACGCCGCTGGGCAAGGTGGCCGGGCCGCTGATGGCCGCGGGGCAGTACGTCCCGGACGACGTCGTCATCGGCATCGTGGAGGAGCGGCTGAAGGAGCCGGACGTAGCCCAGGGCTTCGTGCTTGACGGCTTTCCCCGCACCCCGGGACAGGCGGACGCGCTGGACCGGATGCTGGAGCGGTTGGGCAAGCAGCTGAACGCGGTCGTGTCGCTCGAGGTCCCTCACTCGACGCTGGTCGAGCGTGGCTCCGGCCGGCGCGTGTGCCCCAATGACGGGTCCGTCTTCCACGTCACCCAGAGCCCGCCGAAGCGCGCGGGCCTGTGCGATAAGTGCAGCACGGAGCTCGTGCAGCGTCCGGATGACACGCCGGAGGTCATCGAGAAGCGCCTGCAGAAGTACGACGCCGAGACGTCCCCTCTGAAGAACTTCTACGCGAAGAAGGGGCTGCTCAAGAGCGTGGACGGCGTCGGGTCTCCGGAGGGCATCTACGAGGAGATCAAGAAGGCCGCTGGCCGTCCTGCCTGA
- the map gene encoding type I methionyl aminopeptidase, whose product MNPVEIKSPDEIALMREAGRIVCEILDELEKAVAPGVSTWDLDALAEQLIAKKGARSAFKGYHGFPGVLCASVNQEVVHGIPNRKRRLVAGDLMKLDFGVVYRGFFGDSARTVPVGKVTPEAQALVDVTRQSLEKAIQAMQPGNRIGDIGHAVQNHVEARGFSVVRDFTGHGIGRKLHEPPQVPNYGQAGSGMKLRPGMVLAVEPMVNQGTPDVEVLEDEWTAVTVDGKLSAHFEHTILISERGPEVLTRRR is encoded by the coding sequence ATGAACCCGGTGGAGATCAAGAGCCCGGATGAGATTGCCCTGATGCGGGAAGCGGGGCGGATCGTCTGTGAGATCCTGGACGAACTGGAGAAGGCAGTGGCCCCCGGTGTCTCCACCTGGGATTTGGACGCCCTGGCGGAGCAGCTCATCGCCAAGAAGGGCGCCCGGTCGGCGTTCAAGGGCTACCACGGCTTTCCGGGTGTCCTCTGCGCCTCCGTGAACCAGGAGGTCGTCCATGGCATCCCCAACCGGAAGCGGCGGTTGGTGGCGGGGGACCTGATGAAGCTGGACTTCGGGGTGGTCTACCGCGGCTTCTTCGGGGACTCGGCGCGGACGGTGCCGGTGGGGAAGGTGACGCCAGAGGCCCAGGCCCTGGTGGACGTTACCCGGCAGTCCCTGGAGAAGGCCATCCAGGCGATGCAGCCGGGCAACCGGATTGGCGACATTGGTCACGCGGTGCAGAACCACGTGGAGGCGCGGGGGTTCTCCGTGGTCCGGGACTTCACGGGGCACGGGATTGGCCGGAAGCTACACGAGCCGCCGCAGGTGCCCAACTACGGGCAGGCGGGGTCAGGGATGAAGCTGCGGCCAGGCATGGTCCTGGCGGTGGAACCGATGGTGAACCAGGGGACTCCCGACGTGGAGGTCCTGGAGGACGAGTGGACGGCCGTCACCGTGGACGGCAAGTTGTCCGCCCACTTCGAGCACACCATCCTGATCTCAGAGCGGGGGCCGGAAGTGCTGACCCGGCGTCGATGA
- the infA gene encoding translation initiation factor IF-1: MPKDDSIEVEGTVMEPLPNAMFRVVLDNGHKVLAHISGKMRMHFIRILPGDKVKVELSPYDLTRGRITYRAK; the protein is encoded by the coding sequence TTGCCGAAGGATGATTCCATCGAAGTCGAGGGGACCGTTATGGAGCCCCTACCGAACGCGATGTTCCGCGTGGTGCTGGACAACGGCCACAAGGTGCTCGCGCACATCTCGGGTAAGATGCGGATGCACTTCATCCGTATCCTTCCGGGCGACAAGGTGAAGGTCGAGTTGTCGCCGTATGACCTGACCCGTGGACGGATCACGTACCGGGCCAA